The Candidatus Abyssobacteria bacterium SURF_5 genome has a segment encoding these proteins:
- a CDS encoding glycosyltransferase family 2 protein, whose product MPGPVSIIIPAHNEELSIGAVVEGVSSTMEEAGIEHEIIVVNDGSSDGTLRAASTAKARVLDLGVNLGYGAAIKQGLKSARHELIAITDADGTYPVAALPEMVSAMEEADMVVGARIGAHVSIPLARRPAKWVLTRLANYLAATDIPDLNSGLRVMRKSVLSRFLNILPRGFSFTTTITLAMLCNDYRIRFHPIDYHPRTGKSKIKPISDTFGFFLTIIRTIMYFNPLKIFLPISAALLFAALAVLLYSGFVMGRVMDVTVIVLMSVSIQVAVIGLLADLIDKRNP is encoded by the coding sequence TTGCCTGGACCAGTATCCATAATTATTCCCGCTCACAACGAGGAGCTGAGCATCGGGGCCGTGGTTGAAGGGGTCTCGTCCACGATGGAGGAGGCCGGAATCGAGCACGAGATCATCGTGGTGAACGATGGCTCCAGCGACGGCACGTTAAGAGCGGCATCGACGGCGAAGGCGCGCGTGCTCGATCTAGGCGTAAATCTCGGCTACGGCGCTGCAATAAAACAGGGACTGAAATCGGCGCGTCACGAACTGATCGCGATAACCGACGCCGACGGCACCTATCCGGTCGCCGCGCTGCCGGAAATGGTGAGTGCGATGGAAGAGGCGGACATGGTGGTCGGCGCGCGGATTGGCGCTCATGTTTCGATACCGCTTGCGAGGCGGCCGGCGAAATGGGTGCTGACGCGTCTTGCGAATTACCTGGCGGCCACCGACATCCCCGACCTCAATTCAGGCCTGCGGGTAATGCGGAAATCGGTGCTCTCGCGCTTCCTGAATATCCTGCCGCGCGGCTTCTCGTTTACGACCACGATCACGCTCGCGATGCTGTGCAACGACTACCGCATCCGGTTCCACCCGATCGATTACCACCCGCGCACCGGCAAGAGCAAGATCAAGCCGATATCCGACACCTTCGGATTTTTCCTGACCATTATCCGCACCATCATGTACTTTAATCCGTTGAAAATATTTTTGCCGATAAGCGCGGCTCTTCTTTTTGCGGCGCTTGCGGTGCTGTTGTACAGCGGCTTTGTGATGGGTCGGGTGATGGACGTGACCGTGATCGTCCTGATGTCGGTTTCAATTCAGGTGGCGGTGATCGGCCTTCTGGCGGACTTGATAGACAAACGGAATCCGTAG
- a CDS encoding glycosyltransferase produces the protein MITVFLLVLAAALGEYVLYNLIMLIAGLARSERKSSAFTPPLSVIIPVHNEERHIRRKLENVLQSEYPRERLEVVVVDDGSTDGTAQIVREFEREEVVLIETAERKGKITAQKTGFGRTSAPIIVITDATVLAPPDALKKLASHFEDPRVGAVSTAMVVRNRRTNYLTRIAQFLFDLQNAQKLGESSLDSAGGLFGQFSLVRREAIGDFRTDVIYEDREFGITLRRRGYRCRFEPSVQASYYAAESLEDFSRQKQRNIGAMTQSIFRHKDMLFNPRYGWYGLLILPEYSLFRVLRPCLIIAGFVGTFLSALAADPGVLVPLLIGMTGMTFACYLAGTMLLAPLVREPARFLLDVLTTAPVMVLILIQFAIGGIRYLRGDFDAMWQRVKRDRAL, from the coding sequence ATGATCACAGTTTTTCTTCTTGTGCTCGCGGCTGCACTTGGCGAATATGTTCTTTATAACCTGATCATGCTGATTGCCGGCCTCGCGCGTTCGGAGAGAAAATCGTCAGCTTTCACTCCTCCACTGAGCGTTATTATTCCGGTTCACAATGAGGAGCGGCATATCCGGCGGAAGCTGGAGAACGTTTTGCAATCCGAGTATCCTCGTGAACGGCTCGAGGTTGTTGTGGTGGATGACGGCTCGACCGACGGCACTGCGCAGATCGTTCGGGAGTTCGAGCGGGAAGAGGTTGTTCTCATCGAAACGGCCGAGCGTAAAGGGAAAATCACCGCACAGAAAACCGGCTTTGGGCGCACATCCGCCCCAATTATAGTTATCACCGATGCCACCGTGCTCGCGCCGCCGGATGCCCTGAAAAAGCTCGCGTCTCATTTTGAAGATCCCCGCGTGGGTGCGGTCTCGACAGCAATGGTCGTACGGAATCGGCGCACCAATTATCTGACGCGAATCGCCCAGTTTCTTTTCGATCTTCAGAATGCGCAAAAACTCGGCGAGAGTTCGCTCGACAGCGCCGGCGGACTCTTCGGCCAGTTCTCGCTGGTGCGCCGCGAAGCGATCGGCGATTTCCGGACAGATGTAATCTATGAGGACCGCGAGTTCGGGATCACGCTCAGGCGGCGCGGCTATCGATGCCGATTCGAACCCTCCGTACAAGCGAGCTATTACGCGGCCGAGTCGCTCGAGGATTTCTCGCGTCAGAAGCAACGCAATATCGGAGCAATGACACAATCGATCTTTCGCCACAAGGACATGCTTTTCAACCCGCGCTATGGATGGTATGGATTGCTCATTTTGCCCGAGTACTCGCTCTTTCGGGTTCTGCGACCCTGCTTGATAATAGCGGGATTTGTCGGAACCTTCCTTTCCGCCCTGGCGGCGGACCCAGGCGTTCTGGTTCCGCTCCTTATCGGGATGACCGGCATGACCTTCGCATGCTATCTTGCCGGAACAATGCTGCTTGCTCCGCTCGTGCGAGAGCCGGCCCGTTTTCTGCTGGACGTGCTGACAACGGCGCCCGTCATGGTCCTCATTCTGATTCAATTCGCGATCGGCGGTATTCGGTACCTGCGGGGTGATTTTGATGCAATGTGGCAAAGGGTAAAACGGGATCGCGCACTGTGA
- a CDS encoding UPF0104 family protein, translating to MRKFSTAAKILVSAAILLILFRKANLQTGIHFVGAIDWFFILPSVALIVLAQLARAYRLALMIFGASAEGRFFQVLRIQMVSFLPGIVSPAKIGEAAKIYMLQADTGTRLGRATACFVAERVLDMLLLVPLASLGVYLLIGPSFSFSFQKTFFALVIVLTGTAACVPLGLAYARRKGVRAADIWDTAKPSKLLAAGGITMLYWGMVFAEVWCFCRAALFGVTLRHISLAVPPALLSSLLPVSFSGFGVREAALVFLLQRPQLGATYNQALLVSLMYIVFGLGVPALMGLIYWWVGRSNVSQN from the coding sequence TTGAGAAAGTTTTCGACGGCGGCAAAAATACTCGTATCCGCAGCAATCCTCCTCATCCTGTTTAGAAAAGCCAACCTGCAAACGGGAATTCATTTCGTCGGCGCCATCGACTGGTTCTTCATCTTGCCGTCGGTTGCGTTGATCGTGCTTGCGCAACTGGCGCGGGCTTACCGGCTGGCATTGATGATCTTCGGCGCCTCAGCCGAAGGAAGATTCTTTCAGGTGCTGCGTATTCAGATGGTGTCGTTTCTGCCGGGAATCGTATCTCCGGCCAAGATAGGGGAGGCGGCTAAAATCTACATGTTGCAGGCCGATACAGGAACCCGGCTTGGACGTGCGACGGCCTGTTTCGTGGCCGAACGCGTGCTTGATATGCTGCTGCTCGTGCCGCTGGCGTCTCTTGGAGTTTATTTGCTTATCGGCCCCTCCTTTTCGTTCTCGTTTCAAAAGACTTTTTTTGCGCTTGTGATCGTCCTGACGGGCACGGCCGCCTGCGTGCCACTGGGGCTTGCCTATGCAAGACGCAAGGGAGTCAGGGCCGCCGATATCTGGGATACGGCAAAGCCTTCGAAGCTGCTCGCGGCCGGCGGCATCACCATGCTCTATTGGGGGATGGTCTTTGCAGAAGTCTGGTGTTTTTGCAGGGCCGCCCTTTTCGGCGTGACGCTCCGGCACATCTCGCTGGCTGTCCCGCCCGCTCTGCTCTCGAGTCTGCTGCCAGTCAGTTTTTCCGGCTTCGGTGTGCGGGAGGCCGCCCTTGTCTTCTTGCTCCAGCGTCCGCAATTGGGAGCGACTTACAATCAGGCGCTTCTTGTCAGTCTCATGTACATCGTTTTTGGTCTCGGGGTCCCCGCTCTTATGGGCTTGATATATTGGTGGGTTGGAAGAAGCAATGTATCACAGAATTGA
- a CDS encoding NAD(P)H-hydrate dehydratase: MIAQITLQQARSLLPARPSDSHKGTYGYLLVIAGSVGLTGAACMTCEAALRAGAGMVTLGVPRSLNPAMEARLTETMTRPLAETSAQSLSLSAFDEIAELAKRMHVMAVGPGLSTHPETQQLVRKIARDIHLPMVIDADALNALSGRTELLSARTEPTIICPHPGEFSRLAQLPIADIQNNRPRLAREFADQWRVELVIKGAPSLVATTDGRTYVNTTGNAGMATAGSGDVLTGILAALLCQGVKAADAAVLGTYLHGLAGDVAAHRYSMWGMIATDITHCLPDAWRKLSWR; this comes from the coding sequence ATGATCGCCCAGATCACTCTCCAGCAGGCGCGTTCCTTGCTCCCCGCCCGGCCGAGTGATTCGCACAAGGGGACATATGGCTATCTCCTTGTCATTGCCGGCTCCGTCGGGCTGACCGGTGCGGCATGCATGACGTGCGAAGCGGCGCTGCGCGCCGGCGCGGGCATGGTCACGCTCGGCGTGCCGCGATCCTTGAACCCCGCGATGGAGGCGCGCCTGACGGAAACAATGACGCGACCGCTTGCTGAAACATCCGCTCAGAGCCTCAGCCTCTCCGCCTTTGATGAGATAGCCGAATTAGCAAAGAGAATGCACGTGATGGCGGTGGGCCCCGGCCTCTCGACTCATCCTGAGACACAACAACTCGTCCGCAAAATTGCAAGAGATATTCACCTGCCCATGGTTATTGACGCCGACGCCCTCAACGCATTATCAGGCCGGACGGAACTGCTTTCGGCGCGCACGGAGCCGACGATCATCTGTCCGCATCCGGGCGAGTTTTCCCGCCTCGCCCAGTTGCCGATAGCGGACATACAAAACAACCGGCCGCGCCTCGCCCGAGAGTTCGCTGACCAATGGCGGGTTGAACTCGTCATAAAGGGGGCGCCATCACTTGTGGCGACCACTGACGGCCGAACGTACGTAAATACCACCGGCAACGCCGGCATGGCCACCGCCGGAAGCGGCGACGTACTGACGGGCATCCTGGCGGCGCTGTTGTGTCAGGGAGTGAAGGCCGCCGATGCCGCCGTTCTCGGCACCTATCTGCACGGGCTGGCCGGCGACGTGGCCGCCCATCGCTATTCGATGTGGGGAATGATCGCGACCGACATCACCCACTGCCTGCCCGACGCCTGGCGCAAACTCTCCTGGCGCTGA